CTCGCCCCAGGGAGGCGAGGAAGAACACGATGGCGGCCCCGCGCCGGTCGACGAGGTCGCCGGCCACCCCGAAGGCCGCCACCCGGGGGATCCATTCCAACGCGAAGGCCAGGCCCGTCAGCCGTGCCGACCCCGTGGTGGCCAGCACGAGCAGCGGCATCGCGTAGGTCGTCATGGAGAAGGCGAGCGCGTCGAAGGCACGCGGCGCGTAGATCCGCCGGAAGAGCGTGCCCGGGGGAACGGCTGCATGGCGGCCGGCCGGTGGGCGGTCGCTGTGAAGAGAGATGGCCACTGGCGGTAAGCACTTCCATTGCGGGTGCGGAGCAGGGCGGGGGCAAAGTGCTGGAGAAGCAGGGGAAGCAGGGGAAGCAGAGAAAGCAGGGGAGAGAGGTGCGGGAGGGTGCAGGAGGTGCAGGGGGGGTGCGGCTGCGGCCCGGCCGTGCGGCATGAGGACATGACGGTGAGCACCGACATCGCCTCATCGGCAGGGGAAACGCTTTCGAGCACGCCCACGGAACACGGAAGGGGGCGCAAGCGCGTCACATACGGACGTCGCCGTCCCGCATCCGGAAAGACGCATGGGTCGTCGCAGCGCTCGTCCGAGGCACGAGGCGATGTCCGGTCACACGAACTCCGCTCAGATATGGGGGGTTCAGAGATGGGGGGTGGTGAGGCAGGCGCGCATGGCCGATGGCACCGGCCTTGGGCGAACGCTCCGCAGAGGTAAGGCAGTTCACCCTGTTGAGTCGTCAACCACAGCGCGGACACAAGATAGCCCACGATCCGGATCAACCCTAGAGGGGGTCGTCACCTGAGCGACTTCCTTCACAACTGACCTCACCGGAGGACCTGGCAGGCGTGGTCTTCGCCCTGGAAACGCACGGTTGCCCGCCCGGGGCGGGCGGGCAACCGTGCAAGTCCTTCCGGTGAACGGCCCGTTCGGCGTCCTCAGTCGGGCAGTCCTCGAACGAACTCGGCGACCAGCGTCGCCACCGCTTCCGGAGTCTCCACGTGCATGGGGTGGGTGGCGTCGATCCTGTCGACGCTGAGCGTCGGCCGGGTGCGGGAGAGCGCGGCCAGTTCGTCGGAGACCTCTTGTGCGAACCGGGTGCTGAACTCGGCGAACCACTCCATGCCGGGCGCAGGCGGTACCCGTCGGCCGGCCTGCACCACCAGCAGCGGGCAGACGACCCGGTCCAGCCATGCGGTGACACCGAGCGCACCGAGCCTGTGGAGTTCGTCGAGGATCCCCAGCGCCTCCGCCCGTTCCGGCAGCGTCTGCCACCGGCCGTCGGGCAACCGGCGGGCGGCCGCGCGGGCAGCGGCCTCCGCACGGTCGGCGGGAATCCCGAGCCGGGCGGAGTTGACGACCTGCTTCTCGATGTACTCGGGCGGCGCGATGGTCCCGGCCGACGCCAGCAGCCACTCACTCAGCCGGTCGGCGCCGGCGTACTCGGGTCCCCACCAGAAGCCGTCGAGATTCACGGCGGCACGGGCCCGGGCACGGTCCGGGTTCGCCCGGGCGTACTCGACCGCGACCAGCCCGCCGAGGGAATGGCCCACCACAACGGCCTCCGGCACGCCATGCGCGTCGAGCGTGTCCGCGATATTCCGCACCACGGCGGGGATGGTCCAGGGAGAGATGCCGGGAGAGCCGCCGTGCCCGGGAAGATCGACGGCGAGGACGCGATGCCCGGCGGCGAGCAGGGCGGCCGAGGATTCCCAGTCGGCGAGCGACCGTGCGTAACCGTGCAGGAGAACCAGTTGCGGGCCATCGCCCCCATAGTCATGAGCATGTAAGAGCGCCATAGGGGCTTCACTGTAGGGGACATACAACATTTCGAGCACCGGATTACGCCCCCGCTCTCCCATCGCTCCGGGTTCCCTCAGAGGCTGCGGGCGGTGATGTCGCCGTAGGCGGTGGTCGCGTGGATGTTCAGGTCGGCGGCGCCGTCGGCGTTCTTGAGCGCGTTGTGGAT
This window of the Streptomyces sp. NBC_01275 genome carries:
- a CDS encoding alpha/beta fold hydrolase translates to MALLHAHDYGGDGPQLVLLHGYARSLADWESSAALLAAGHRVLAVDLPGHGGSPGISPWTIPAVVRNIADTLDAHGVPEAVVVGHSLGGLVAVEYARANPDRARARAAVNLDGFWWGPEYAGADRLSEWLLASAGTIAPPEYIEKQVVNSARLGIPADRAEAAARAAARRLPDGRWQTLPERAEALGILDELHRLGALGVTAWLDRVVCPLLVVQAGRRVPPAPGMEWFAEFSTRFAQEVSDELAALSRTRPTLSVDRIDATHPMHVETPEAVATLVAEFVRGLPD